The following DNA comes from Spirulina major PCC 6313.
CCTAAAATGCGCCAATCTTGCACCCAATAGGTGATCGCCACAATACTCAAAATCCCCACTCCTAAACAGCCCAGACTGAGCCAAAAAATCAGTGATTTATTTTGGGTGAGGTTGACAATGGAATGGGCTTTATTGCGATCAATGCCGGTATCGGCATCAAAGACATCATTGCTTAAGTTAATCCAGGCTAAAATTGCGATCGCCCCCGTCAAAAAACCGCTCAAAATTCCCCCGTTGATCTGCCCAGTTTCACCATAGGCGATCGCGGTTCCCATCAGAATCGGCATCACCGCAACACTGTACATTGGTAGCTTGATCGCAGCTTTCCACAGTTGTTTTTGGGAGGGAGGGGAGGGTAATGAAGGCGAAATCGGTTGAGGGCTGGTCATAGAATTCAGTGTCAAATGTCACAAAGCACGGGCAAACAAAGAGGGGAATTGCTGTCAATTCAAAATCAACAAAGACAGCCCACAAAACCCACAAAATAGGCATTCAATGAGTGGGGGATTAAAGACGAATGAATCCACAATTTTGGCATTCATGATCCTACGTGAGTAGGGGATTGATGCCGAGTTTTTAAGAGTTCCGCTACCATAGGAGCATTGTCATCTAGACGGCTTCCCCTTCTTAGACATACCATTGAGTCCTACTCAAAATTAAAAATTTATAAGAAATTTTACGTTGTTCCATGCCCGTTCTTCCCTATCGTTTTTCCCCGGCATACGATGCGCGAGAACTCCAGTCCCTTTTTTCCTCGGTGTCAGTCCGGGCGCGGCAACGGGGTGTAGCTCAACTGCTGAGTCTGTCGTACCCTCTAGACCCAGCGGTTGATCCGCTGCTGCTGTTGCAGTGCAATCCGTTTCTGAATCAGCCGTCGGCCTATTGGGAGCATCCGAGTCATCAGGTGGCGATCGCGGCCATTGGCCAAGTGGACGGGGCCTGTTTTACGGGGGAGGAGCGTTTTCTCCGGGCGCGGCATTGGCTCACGACCCAGCACCATCACCTCACCGAAGCGGGCGATCGCGATCGCCCCTTCGCCGGCCTGCACGCCTTTAGTGCCTTCACTTTCACTGCCCACGCCGCCCCCCCCGGCTACGCCCCCGCCATGCTGATCATCCCTCAACTCCAAGTTGCCCGCCACGGCCAGCACGGCACTTGGAGTTTTAACTATCGCATTGAACCCAGCACCACCCTCGCCACCTTCCTCGCCCAATGGCAGCGCAGCGAAGCCCTGGTGCAACGCCTCAGCACCATTAGCCTAGCGGCAAAACCCGCATCGCCGGCCCCGCCGAGTTTTGACCCGGCCCATCAGTTCGCCCCTTTCACCACAGCGGTGCAGGCGGCGTTGCGGGCGATTGAGCGGGGGCAGTTGTCGAAAATTGTCATCGCCCATGCGGTGGATCTGCTCAGTCGGCAACGGTTTTCGGTGGTGTCAGCCCTCGATACCCTGCGTCGCCATCATTCCGACTGCTACACCTTTGCGATCGGGAATGCCCAGGGCCATGCGTTCATTGGGGCGAGTCCGGAGCGGCTGATTCGGGTGCGCGATCGCTGTCTCCACACCGATGCGCTGGCGGGATCTGCCCCCCGTGGTGATGATCCCCACACCGATCGGGAATTGGCGCAGCAGTTGCTCACGTCGGATAAGGAACGCCGGGAACATGATGCGGTGGGGGACTATATCGTGGCGCAACTGCGAGCATTGGGGCTTGATCCGGTGCGATCGCCCCGTCAACTGCTCCAACTGCGCAATATTCAACACCTCTGGACTCCGATCACCGCCCCGATTCCCCCAACGCTGCACCCCCTCGACATTGTGGCGCAACTCCATCCTACGCCCGCAGTGGCGGGGGTTCCGATGGCGGTGGCCTGCGATCGCCTCCAAGAGTACGAAACCTTTGATCGCGGTCTCTACGCTGCGCCCATTGGTTGGCTCGATGCGGCGGGAAATAGTGAATTTATCGTCGGAATTCGGTCGGCGTTAATTTGCGATCGCCAAGCCCGTCTCTACGGCGGCGCGGGCATCGTCGCCGGTTCCGACCCCGATCGCGAACTGCGCGAAATCCAACTCAAACTCCAAACCATGCTCAAAACCCTGCAATAGTTAGCCCCTGAGCCAAAATGAGATGCGATCGCCCGTGAGCAGTGGAAGGAGGGTGGTGGAATGACCCTCGGCAACCCTCGATCCCAACGGAGAAACCTTGACGTACTCCCCCGCATAAATGACGGGGGATTCTGGGTTCAGACAGCAATTGCAGGCGTAGCCCGTCTTACTATTGCCTAGCCCAATGGACAACGCCCTGCCCATAGGGTGCTCACCCCGGAATTTTACTTCGCGCTAGCGAACGCTTTTATTGTATAACCACCGAATCAATTCGGTTATTCGCTTATATCCCCCGAATAAAATTCAGGGGGCTTTACGCATCACGCTCGTAACTTATAAACCGGCGGGAATGGCGGCGATTAACTGGCGGGTGTAGTCGGTTTTGGGGTTGGAATAGATGGCTTCGGCGCGGTCGATTTCTTCGATTTTGCCCTTGTTCATTACCATGATGCGATCGCTCATGAACTTGACCACGCTTAAATCGTGGGAAATGAAAATATAGGTGAGGCCAAAGTCTTTTTGTAAATCCTTGAGCAGGTTCAACACTTGGGCTTGTACCGAAACATCCAGGGCGGATACCGATTCATCACAGATGATAAACCGGGGATTGAGGGCCAAGGCCCGCGCAATACAAACCCGCTGCCGTTGACCGCCGGAAAAGGCGTGGGGAAAACGGTTCATCATCGTGGCATCGAGGCCCACCCGTTCGAGAAGATCCACGGCGCGATCGCGCTGTTCGGCTTTGGGTTGATTCGGATTGTGAACCCGCAACGGTTCCATAATGGCATTCCCCACGGTCATTCGAGGATTGAGAGAATTGTAGGGATTTTGGAAGACAATCTGCATTTTGCGGCGCAGTTTTTGCAGTTGGCGGGGGGTGTATTGGGTGATGTTTTCCCCTTCAAAATAGATCTCGCCAGCCAGTTCTGGCATCAGGCGCAGCAGGGTATAGGCGAGAGTGGATTTACCACAACCGGATTCCCCCACGAGGCCCAGGGTTTCACCGGGATACACCTCAAATGACACATCATTCACCGCCAGAAAATGCCGCTTTTCGAGGCCCAAACTATTTTTAATCGGAAAACCCACCCGCAGATTTTTCACCTGTAAAAGGGGTTTTTCCAGCGTGCGATCAGCCGGGGGGGTGGGGGTGGCTGGGGGTTCCGGCGTGGCAGCTTGACCGTTGCCTGCGAGGAAGTCGGCAACAGTG
Coding sequences within:
- a CDS encoding isochorismate synthase; its protein translation is MPVLPYRFSPAYDARELQSLFSSVSVRARQRGVAQLLSLSYPLDPAVDPLLLLQCNPFLNQPSAYWEHPSHQVAIAAIGQVDGACFTGEERFLRARHWLTTQHHHLTEAGDRDRPFAGLHAFSAFTFTAHAAPPGYAPAMLIIPQLQVARHGQHGTWSFNYRIEPSTTLATFLAQWQRSEALVQRLSTISLAAKPASPAPPSFDPAHQFAPFTTAVQAALRAIERGQLSKIVIAHAVDLLSRQRFSVVSALDTLRRHHSDCYTFAIGNAQGHAFIGASPERLIRVRDRCLHTDALAGSAPRGDDPHTDRELAQQLLTSDKERREHDAVGDYIVAQLRALGLDPVRSPRQLLQLRNIQHLWTPITAPIPPTLHPLDIVAQLHPTPAVAGVPMAVACDRLQEYETFDRGLYAAPIGWLDAAGNSEFIVGIRSALICDRQARLYGGAGIVAGSDPDRELREIQLKLQTMLKTLQ